One window of Gloeothece citriformis PCC 7424 genomic DNA carries:
- a CDS encoding DUF1622 domain-containing protein — protein sequence MSLQLLVRTLNGYTVSLCQFLALIVIVSGVIKAIIIYGRNIFSTPQSKVFQASRLSMGYSFSLGLSFLIGASILKSTIAPTWNDIGQLAAIISLRTVLNYLLLQAIKGDTESHSSPEFTDNNATQKDKLIPQQVD from the coding sequence ATGAGTCTGCAACTGTTAGTCCGAACTCTCAACGGTTATACCGTGAGTTTATGTCAATTTTTAGCTTTAATTGTGATTGTCAGTGGAGTCATCAAAGCGATTATTATTTATGGGAGAAATATTTTCTCGACTCCCCAGTCGAAAGTTTTTCAAGCCAGTCGTTTATCAATGGGGTATTCATTTTCGTTAGGATTAAGTTTTTTAATCGGGGCTTCAATTCTCAAAAGTACCATTGCACCCACTTGGAATGATATTGGTCAATTAGCTGCTATTATCTCTTTACGAACTGTGTTAAATTATCTGCTGTTACAAGCGATTAAAGGCGATACTGAAAGTCATTCTTCCCCTGAATTTACAGATAATAATGCGACTCAAAAAGATAAATTAATTCCTCAACAAGTTGATTAA
- a CDS encoding Uma2 family endonuclease, translating into MVTLQFKQISIPPGQRVLLQNISWGEFEGILSELGEHRAIRLSYYQGILELRMPLPEHEVNKEIIGDMVKILLEELEIDRECFGSTTFKREDMPAGIEPDNCFYIKNYRVMIGKKRIDLRVDPPPDLAIEVDLISKTQLAAYEALGVSELWRYENEQLHINVLQEGKYIESSMSSIFPNIPVREGISQFLKASSIEGTSAALRGFRKWVTEMIN; encoded by the coding sequence ATGGTTACTTTACAATTTAAACAAATTAGTATTCCTCCCGGTCAGCGAGTGCTATTACAAAATATTAGTTGGGGAGAATTTGAGGGGATATTGTCCGAATTAGGAGAACATCGAGCCATTAGACTAAGTTATTATCAAGGAATATTAGAACTGAGAATGCCTTTACCCGAACATGAAGTTAATAAAGAAATTATTGGTGATATGGTCAAAATTTTATTAGAAGAGTTAGAAATCGATCGAGAGTGTTTTGGTTCGACGACATTTAAACGAGAAGATATGCCGGCAGGAATTGAACCTGATAATTGTTTTTATATTAAAAATTATCGAGTAATGATAGGAAAAAAAAGAATAGATTTAAGGGTTGATCCTCCCCCAGATTTAGCGATAGAAGTTGATTTGATCTCAAAAACTCAATTAGCAGCTTATGAAGCTTTGGGCGTATCAGAGTTATGGCGCTATGAAAATGAACAGTTACACATTAATGTTTTACAAGAGGGGAAATATATTGAGTCTTCCATGAGTTCTATTTTTCCCAATATTCCGGTTAGAGAAGGAATTTCTCAATTTTTAAAAGCAAGTAGTATAGAAGGAACTAGCGCAGCTTTGCGAGGGTTTCGTAAGTGGGTCACAGAGATGATAAACTAA
- the cobT gene encoding nicotinate mononucleotide-dependent phosphoribosyltransferase CobT, with amino-acid sequence MISIYTQPTLAQAWLQKYQGSCPIFALILGYTQTGLIPGISAAGATPQDRQYTAIADAEFLVKGCVKTPQYPLPPLNVGVSPVYISRAVIEAFNIPIYLFNAGLPDPPSVPFIDLEGIPAHCLSSGQALPLDKVYHLYTQGVKWGEKLALIAPKSYLMIGECVVGGTTTALAVLRGLGVDAAGKVNSSHPQCNHAQKWSVVQLGLQKLGTLSDIDPFRLVAAVGDPMQIVAAGMAIAASRTIGVMLAGGTQMLAVYALIKSIISHFQERANLSQLVVGTTRWVAEDKSGDTIGLAQLIPNVPLLATQLNLNQSRYPQLQVYEQGYVKEGVGAGGCAIASYLYQGWTQQQLLNAIESLIAQSVEIKIEHNS; translated from the coding sequence GTATCAAGGCAGTTGTCCTATTTTTGCTCTTATTTTAGGCTATACTCAAACCGGTTTAATTCCGGGAATTTCTGCCGCCGGCGCAACTCCCCAAGATCGACAATATACCGCGATCGCTGATGCAGAATTTCTCGTCAAGGGTTGCGTTAAAACGCCCCAATATCCTTTACCTCCTCTAAACGTTGGGGTTTCTCCGGTTTATATCTCTCGTGCTGTTATAGAAGCGTTTAACATCCCCATTTATCTATTTAACGCCGGTTTACCCGATCCTCCTTCTGTTCCGTTTATCGACTTAGAGGGAATACCGGCTCATTGTCTGAGTTCGGGTCAAGCATTACCCTTAGATAAGGTCTATCATCTCTACACTCAAGGGGTAAAATGGGGAGAAAAATTAGCTCTGATCGCCCCAAAAAGCTATTTAATGATCGGTGAATGTGTGGTAGGAGGAACAACGACCGCTTTAGCTGTTTTGAGGGGTTTAGGGGTTGATGCTGCCGGTAAAGTCAATAGTAGTCATCCTCAGTGTAACCACGCTCAAAAATGGTCGGTTGTCCAACTCGGATTACAAAAATTAGGGACGTTATCCGATATTGATCCCTTTCGCTTAGTGGCGGCAGTCGGTGATCCGATGCAAATTGTCGCCGCCGGAATGGCGATCGCAGCGAGTCGAACCATCGGGGTAATGTTGGCCGGAGGGACTCAAATGTTAGCGGTTTATGCCTTGATTAAGTCTATTATTTCTCACTTTCAAGAAAGAGCTAATTTATCCCAACTGGTTGTAGGAACAACTCGCTGGGTGGCAGAAGATAAAAGCGGAGATACCATCGGATTAGCCCAATTAATCCCAAATGTGCCCTTATTAGCGACTCAACTTAATTTAAATCAGTCTCGTTATCCTCAATTACAGGTTTATGAGCAGGGATACGTAAAAGAAGGAGTGGGAGCCGGAGGCTGTGCGATCGCCTCTTATCTTTATCAAGGTTGGACTCAACAACAATTACTGAATGCAATTGAAAGTTTAATTGCTCAATCTGTTGAGATAAAAATAGAGCATAATAGCTAA
- a CDS encoding aminopeptidase P family protein, translating into MQLLEKNSTLSQTLKQRREKLAQLIETPAIFWSGIAPSRNFPANRYSFRANSHFLYFAGLPLENAAIRLEKGKLDLFMDDSSPDSALWHGELPKRDEIAAFMGADRAYPLSELPAYTAHAATIAVGDSKTYQQQCQLLNRIISPANAPQGIDLDLAKAVITLRLTHDRTALSELRQAASVSVKAHIAGMQATLKAKTEAEIRGAMEGVILSHNMQCAYNSIVTVHGEVLHNEHYGHDLHPNDLLLADVGAETENGWASDITRTWPVKGKFSSTQRDIYDLVLAAHDACIEKIRPGVEYQEIHLLACFIIAQGLIELGILKGDPTNLVEMDAHALFFPHGIGHLLGLDVHDMEDLGDLAGYERGRTRSDRFGLGYLRLNRPLHSGMLVTIEPGFYQVPAILNHRELRAKYEKVVNWSRLSEFADVRGIRIEDDVFVTEFGAEVLTASLPNKAQDIENLVSQPRD; encoded by the coding sequence ATGCAACTTCTTGAAAAGAACTCGACCCTATCCCAAACCCTCAAACAAAGACGAGAAAAACTCGCTCAATTAATAGAAACTCCGGCAATTTTCTGGTCAGGAATAGCGCCATCTCGGAATTTTCCCGCTAACCGTTATTCCTTTCGCGCTAATAGTCATTTTCTCTATTTCGCCGGACTTCCGTTAGAAAATGCAGCTATTCGCCTTGAAAAGGGAAAATTAGACTTATTTATGGATGATTCTTCCCCAGATAGTGCCCTATGGCATGGCGAATTACCAAAACGCGATGAAATTGCCGCCTTTATGGGAGCAGATAGAGCCTATCCTTTATCAGAATTACCCGCTTATACCGCCCATGCTGCGACCATTGCAGTAGGAGACAGTAAAACCTATCAACAGCAATGTCAATTACTCAATCGTATCATTTCCCCGGCTAATGCTCCTCAAGGGATAGATTTAGACTTAGCTAAAGCCGTCATTACCCTTAGATTAACCCACGATCGCACCGCTTTATCCGAATTACGCCAAGCCGCCTCCGTATCCGTAAAAGCACACATCGCCGGTATGCAAGCAACCCTTAAAGCAAAAACAGAAGCCGAAATTAGAGGCGCGATGGAAGGGGTAATCTTGTCTCATAATATGCAATGCGCCTATAACAGTATTGTTACCGTTCATGGGGAAGTGTTGCATAATGAACACTATGGTCATGATTTACACCCCAATGACTTATTATTAGCCGATGTAGGGGCGGAAACTGAGAACGGATGGGCATCGGATATTACCCGCACCTGGCCAGTCAAGGGGAAATTTTCCTCAACTCAACGGGATATTTATGATTTGGTGTTGGCGGCTCATGATGCTTGTATCGAAAAAATACGACCAGGGGTAGAATATCAAGAGATTCATTTATTAGCCTGTTTTATTATCGCGCAAGGATTGATTGAATTAGGCATTTTAAAAGGAGATCCTACAAATTTAGTCGAAATGGATGCTCATGCTTTGTTTTTTCCTCACGGAATTGGACATTTATTAGGATTAGATGTTCATGATATGGAAGATTTGGGAGATTTAGCCGGGTATGAAAGGGGTAGAACCAGAAGCGATCGCTTTGGGTTAGGATATTTACGGTTAAATCGTCCTTTACACTCGGGAATGTTAGTAACAATTGAACCCGGATTTTATCAAGTTCCGGCTATATTAAATCATCGAGAATTGCGGGCTAAATATGAAAAAGTAGTCAATTGGAGTCGTTTATCAGAATTTGCCGATGTTAGAGGAATTCGCATCGAGGATGATGTATTCGTGACTGAATTTGGGGCAGAGGTGTTAACCGCTTCCTTACCTAATAAGGCCCAGGACATCGAAAACCTTGTCAGTCAGCCTAGAGATTGA